The following are encoded in a window of Carya illinoinensis cultivar Pawnee chromosome 15, C.illinoinensisPawnee_v1, whole genome shotgun sequence genomic DNA:
- the LOC122296189 gene encoding homeobox-leucine zipper protein ATHB-6-like: MQQLDSSDSLGALISFCPPKEKNEQQNTHGYDAEFQAMLDRINQEDLGYETGLILEKRQRLSLKQVKELERNFEVENRLEPERKVKLAEELGLQPRQVAIWFQNRRTRWKTKQLQRDYGVLKASYDALKLDCDNLQQEKEALSSTLRELKEKLYRKSAESNHSVEEESLISEFNNNVSEQYKASDSHENKKNKASLGAHENSKDGSSGRVFNEVMKEENESNTMFSICFNGSSSSSNSMVDPFWFSESRAVADKTYQPQPVRMEEQSLFPIEESCNFFSVDQAPTLHWYFPEQ, from the exons ATGCAGCAGCTCGATAGCTCAGATTCCTTGGGTGCTTTGATCTCATTCTGTCCACCTAAAG AAAAGAATGAACAACAGAACACACATGGTTACGACGCAGAATTCCAGGCAATGCTGGATAGGATAAACCAAGAAGATTTGGGGTACGAAACCGGCCTGATCTTGGAGAAGAGACAGCGGCTGAGCTTGAAACAGGTGAAGGAACTGGAGAGAAACTTTGAGGTGGAAAACAGGCTAGAGCCAGAGCGAAAGGTGAAATTAGCAGAAGAGTTAGGGCTGCAACCACGGCAAGTAGCAATATGGTTCCAAAACCGCAGAACCCGTTGGAAGACTAAGCAATTGCAGAGAGACTATGGCGTCCTTAAAGCCAGTTATGATGCTCTAAAGCTTGACTGCGACAATCTTCAACAAGAAAAAGAAGCTCTAAGCTCAACG CTGAGAGAGTTGAAAGAGAAGCTCTACAGAAAAAGTGCAGAGAGCAATCACTCTGTAGAAGAGGAGTCCCTAATCTCAGAGTTCAACAACAACGTTTCAGAACAATATAAAGCCAGTGATTCACATGAGAATAAGAAGAACAAGGCAAGCTTGGGAGCGCATGAGAATTCCAAAGATGGGTCATCGGGTAGAGTTTTTAATGAAGTCATGAAGGAAGAAAACGAAAGCAACACGATGTTTTCTATCTGTTTCAATGGctcgtcttcttcctcaaaCTCAATGGTGGATCCGTTTTGGTTCTCTGAATCCAGAGCAGTTGCAGATAAAACATACCAACCTCAACCTGTGAGGATGGAAGAGCAGAGCTTATTCCCTATAGAGGAGTCTTGTAATTTCTTTTCAGTTGATCAAGCTCCTACTCTCCATTGGTACTTCCCCGAGCAGTGA